TAAAGATAAACGTTGATGCAGCACTGGCCAAAAATTCCAATAGGACAGCGGCGGCTGCAGTGGCTAGAGATGGTGATGGCAACTTCTTAGGTGCCTCATCGTTGGTGTTGGAGGGACTAATGGACGCTGAGTCGGTGGAGGCGATTGCATGTTGTGAAGGCCTTGCGCTGGCTAGCGACTTGAACCTGGGTATGGTATGTCTGGCTACGGATTGTGCTAATGTGGTCAGGAGTATCCAGGGCGAAGGACTGGGACCCTATGGTGCGGTCATTAGGGATATTCAAGCAAGGAGGAGCTCTTTCACCAAGGTGGAGTTCGTTCACGAAAGTTGGTCTTCGAATGTCGACGCGTATGTCCTAGCTAGAAGCTCAGTCCTACTTGATGTTGGTAGGCATGTGTGGTATATGAGTCCTCCAGATGGAGTTTGCAGTTCCGTAGAGATTTAATAAAGTGTGATTCccttaaaaaaaaaaggtggcTAGCCTAGCGCAATCCTTCTTCCCCAAACCCTGCGATCCCCAACTCGAACCCAacccgcgcggcgcgcgcccaCCCACAGCGGGAGCCGAGACCGGCCGGGACCTTCGAGGAGCTTCGGGAAGCGGCGGATTCgatggcggcggagggcggcggcggcggcagcggggggcAGGAGGCGTTCGAGGCGCGGGTGAAGCGCCTCTTCGGGTCGCGCCTCTTCGACGCCGTCCCGGACTCGTCCTTCCCGGCGGCGTCCTGGTCCGTGGCCTCGGGCGACgtggagcgccgccgctgggCGAAGCCGTCGGAGGCCCgcgacgcggaggaggaggccgcgggggaggccggccgcggGGACACGCCCTGCGCCTCCGCGTTCTACGACGCCAACGGCTGCctccgcggcgggcggaggcgcagGTCCAGGCAGGAGGAGTTCGAGGGGGACCTCGACGACCTggatgaggacgacgaggaggaggagggtatGGACAGGGGGAGGAAGAcggccgaggaggacgaggaggagggggtTAGGGTTAGCATCGGCCTCGACCCAACTCTGGATCGAGAGGTGAGGAAAATTACCTTCGCTCACTCATTTGAGTAGTGGCCCCATAATAAGCTGTTCTTATGATGTCATAATTGATGCCTTCCATTATGTTGGAAGTTGGAACTAAACTCTGAATTAAGATTAGGATCAAATCAGCTTTTGGTCTTCAGTATATGCCTGTTTTAAGAACAATTTCCACTTAAGATGTGTTGCCCTCCTAACTAGGGTTCTGCATAATTTGTGGACAAAGACTAGGCGGAGAAAATCGGACCACTTATTGATCAGTTTCTCTGTTATTTTTGCCATCTTACCATGTTGTCGCATTTCGGCTTCTGTTGACTTGTCATCTTGGATGCATGTTCTGGTGAATTCACAtttatggccctgtttggaaaGGGAGTTTTAGGATCCAAATCCTTAGGATTTAGTACAAATATGAACTAAATCCAGAAACTTCTTAACCCCCTTTTTTCAAACTGGCCCTTAATGATTTTTGCTAGACCACCAAGGGCAATTTGTTATTTGGAAGCGCTCCTGTCCCTATTCCCTTTTGGTTATTATGAACTTGTAGGTAGTATAAATGATGAAGCATGTTATTGCCCCTATTCACTGGATTTGAAATACTTCAAGTAACTTAACTGGATTATGGTTTGTCATTATGATTGGTCATCCCTATGGCCTCTGGTTTGTTTGTATTGGTAATCTTACAGGACTTGTTTTttacaggaggaggaggacaggTATGACAGAGAGGCCTTTGGTAGAGAGGATGCTGCAGACCGTGTGTACATGAACGATATAATGGATGATGGCATAAACATGAGCATCAACAGTATAGTCCCTGACCTCCTTGATGATTCCATTGAAGACATGTACCGTTTCTTGAAGGATCCTCGGGCAGACATCAGGGCAGCATCTGCAAGACTAAGAGAAGACGATGGTTTGGCTAAAGATGGTAACTCTCACTATGCCGCTCAAGCCAAGGATCTCCCTACTGTAGGAATGCAGATAAAGAAAGCTGTGGAGGATGTCAATGTAAAACCTATActgaagaggaaggaggagcaaGCCAATTTAAAACCAAGGAAACGTGTCAGGTTTGATGCTAGTGTTAAGGATCCAGAGTCAGATATGTTTGAACATGATGAAGATTCTCCAATGGTTCCTCAATCCATGGATGTAGTCACAGAGAAGGAGAACACGTCCACTCCATCTGAGACTCCTGGGGTTCCTGACTACATAAGGAACCCTTCAAAGTACACACGTTACACCCTGGATGTACCAGAGTCTAACGATACCTCTAACAAGAGAGCTCTTGCAGATCTGCATGATCTGTTAGGGAAATCAGATCCCAACAAGATACATTCTGGGACCCCTGCTGAGATTCCTAGCTCAGTCACGTTCATTCCCCGCAAGAAGtcagttgatgcgatggcagtGGATGAGGGTCCCAGAACTAGCGATTCCACCTCATCTGTAATTGGTATGGTGGCAGAAGCCTCTGATGAAACTGATCAGTGTGAGATGGATGAAGATGACagcaaagcatcatcaacaccaCAGATGCATACGCACTCAAAGGCGAGCTCCCGCCGTTACAGGTCAATTAGAactgatggtgatgatgagtGAAACTGACAATAGTAGAGTCCCTAGTCCAATGTTTATTTTAAGAATCTTTCAAGTTTCAGATTTCCTTATGTAAATCGGGATATGTGTCTGTATCTTTGCTTTGGTCTTATGATATGAGCAACCAGCTTTTATTACTTTTCGTGTTACTCCTATTCTCAATTGGTCTGTCTATAGTTGCTTATACTGGCATACTGGGAACAACAGAGGATGTGTTAGAAAAATTAACAATCTATTCGGAGGCCATTGTTTGAATGCCTTTTGTGTCACCCAAAAGTTGTCTTGTCAGAACCCTTTCATCAGTTTATTCTGCTTGCAGAAATGAATTTAGAGGAAACCAACTGACCCTAGACAGTCTGTTATCAGATATGCACTTCAATTCTTCTGCAGGATCCAGAGCCAGCAGAATACAGAGTTTTGCACCATGGAGGCATACAGATACACATCCCATGGGTTAAAAAAAAATAGGGCATCCCATTTCAGGTTTCTGACCAAATTACAGAACCAACCCACAAGAACAACAGGACGCCAAGAACCTGTATCAATCTGTACATTCTTGCAGCGTTTTATTTACGGTGCTCAAGACACATACAGTGGTGGCTGGCTACAGCTTATCAGCAATTCTGTAGAGAGCATCGGCCACCTTGCCGAGCACACCAAGCAGGCTGCTCACCTGGTCCTTCCTCTGCTCCCTGTCCAATCGGCTGTTGATGTTCTGCGCCTCCAGCTGTGCTGCCACCATCTGGCTACTCCGGTCTAGGATCTCAACCAGCTGCCCCTGCAGGTTCATGGCGGTTCGTCCAGAGGTGGTGTCGTCGCTGCGCTGCCTCTTCTGCCCACACTGCGCTGGTGAGTCCTCAGCAATTTGCTCCGGCTGCTTTCTTTTTGATGTGCCTGCTGGTTGGAAACATGGCTGGTTGTTAGGCATGAAACCTCCCCAAGCTTGAAGTTCTACTGCTCTTAATTTGTTTGGGTTGCATGTTAGATTATTTGATTATAGAATTATGCCTAAACATTCAAGTGGATACTGGATTAGTTGATTATTTCTATATATGTTACAAGGGGACCAAGATAATCACTGTGAACGAAGACGCTGAATACAAAGGAGCAGTTCTTGATCTCCATAACTTCAGAATCGTTCGAAAGATTTGAAAAGAGAAGAGGATAATGGATGTTTCTTAATCAACTCTCCACCTCCAcgtgtttacacagtaattgGATTTAATAACCAAGGATTCCCTATGTAACAGATAATACAATAAAGAAACATCACTCTGTGTAAGTAGCAACAGATAGCATCAGTTTATTCCGGTATTAGCTAGAAAAGGGACCCCAGTCAGTCAACACATTGCCTTGGGGGCATTGATTCCCAGCCAGCACCGCCCGATGTTGAAACAATTCTTCTTATCGTCGAGCAGTGCGGACTCATGAGAAAGATTGTTGGTTcacaaaaagggaaaaaggtaAAGCTAGTGTTTCACAATCTTAGGATGAATGAGAAATCGACACTGGGCTGTCTCATACTTTTGTGCTGATTGGACTTGTTCATGATTTGTTAATTTGTTACACAGTCTCTGGTTTCGGTTTTAAATGGTAGGAAGTGAAGTGATGCAATGGTTTATATATAAATTTTCTGTCCGTACTACGCTGGGGCTGATCAAACCAAACCAATGGAACAGTAGGAAGTTTCTGCAGAGTACCTTGCTCGGAGCTCTCTTGTCTGGGCACATCAGTCGTCTTCTCTGCAAAGGGAACAGCAGCAAGTGAAGCTATATCACCCAAGGAACAATTCGTTGTCAGGaaccaaagagaaagagaaaattggTTGCTTGATTGATTTCGAGCTTTATTGTGTCATCAGCACGAACACAAGCTTGAGAATTTTCACCCTGTCTAAACAATGAAACAGGAACGCAGCAACAGGAGAACAGGGTTGAACAGAACAAGGCAAAGGGATCAGAAAAGCTTAGACACTTCCATGCAGAAAAGCTCGCACTTTTATTCTCGAGAAGCAGCAAAAGGGAGCAAAAGGCTCCATGCGTCGAGAAAGGGGAAGCAGCAAGGAAGAAGAATGAATGGAACGACTTGCTCACCGGAGGCGGGtaaggccgccggcgccggcgccggcgccggcgtggccGTCGGTGTGGGGCTTGGCGTGGCCGCATCGTCTTCTTGATCATCCTCGTCCTCAGACGACGAGAACAGCCCGGCCCCGCGGCCaccgtcgagcgccgccgccacctccgccttgCTCTCCACGTCCACCACCAcagggcgcgccgccgccgcattacCGACGGCGCGCCCCTCGAGGATGTCGTAGACCTCGCGGTCGAAGAAGCCCGGGAGGCGCCTCTCCCGGCGCGCGTCGTTGCGCATGGCCCAGAAGGAGGCCTCTTTCCTGGCCGCGAGGCCGCGCTCCCACTCCCTGATCTTCTTGTAGTCGCCGGCGAGGTTGCTCCAGCGCTTGCGGCACTGCACGGGCCCGCGGTCGACGCCGTGGCGCCGGCAGtagtccgccaccgccgcccactTGGTCggctccgcgccggcgccggcgccgcccctggcccgcccccggccgcgcccgcgcccgctccGCTCCACCACCCGCTTCCCCTCGATGAGCACCAGGATCTCCTGCCGCGTCCACCGCGGCAGCCGCGACCCGCGCCCGGTCCCCACGCCTCGGGCCTCGCCGGCGTTCGACAtgccgccccggccccggcccacGGCGACCTCTCCacggcccccccccccccccccccccccccccccaaaagaACCGGTGCAGCAAGCAACAGGGACGCAGGAGGGGACAAGACAACAAGGGTGTTTTGTTTGGCCCTCAACTCTAAAGCTGAGAATTAGGAGGGAGCTAATCAGGATTAAGGACTTTGATTAAGGGTTAGTGGTGGctcttctcctctcctctcatctCATCCCAAAGACTAGCAGACCTCTAGTAGCTTGCAAGGGTTTGAAGTGGATTAAGGAAAAGATGAGTGTGGGTGATTAGGAGAGGAAAGGGGCTTGGAGGAAAGAATTGGCAAGTGGGGGCTCCAACAGCAACGGGGGTAGGGTAGGTGttggtaggggtggtaatgggccagggccctaatggcctcttcacagcccaataaaacccttaaaatttttagttcaaaaatacatatgtttagagcccggcccttttagggcccgatccttagattttctagttcaaaatgttgggccctttaccacccctaggtgtTGGAGGGCTAGCTAACCTACTTGCTGTCTCGATTTCTCAGCGAAAGGATGGGGAACAGTGATGGGGTACTGTTGTGATCTCAAGCCTTTTACTGATCTCATGAAAACAATTTGGAGGCGAATAATTCTTTTTGTGCGTGCGTGGGTGGACTTGTGACTTAGCAGGGTTTTTATATAGTTTTGGATTGGTCGGTATCATGGTTCAGCCAACAATTAGGGTCTACCTGGAACAAAAACACTTTCAACAGCATAGCAGAGAAAAACGATTGTTTTCTACAAGAATTCATATATATCCGCAATTTATAATTTCCAAAAATTATTTTAAATCTAGagactaaactaatgtttttgtGTTACAGAAAATACATAGATGACTTGATAAAACAGCTGCATGTGAATCTTCATGCAGTCTGTtctggtggctggtggctggtgctgatttgctgtgagagaaaaatacggCTGACTGGTTGGTACCTGGTGGATGGtgctgatttgatgtgagagaaaaatactgctaatAGTTGCCAGCAGAACAAAGTAATAGTCCAAAACGACCATAATCAACGGCGGAACCAGGGGGCGAGCAGGGGCCACGACCCCCCCTAAAATCAGTGAAAATTTTTAACCCCCACCTATATTCTAAAGCCCAACACAAAGGTCAATCAATGCAACGATGCTTTGTACTTAAGTTCTTCGGCTATCGTCCTTAACATACCCAACAACACATATTGAACGGTGCACGTATACACATCTACCTAGGCAGCTAGCTAAATACTAGTCAAATCCAACCCGAAGACTCCAATATTACTCCTTCCGTCACCAAATATAAGGCATTCTGGAGTTTTAGAATAAATTATGGCTATATAAAAGACTCTCCTACCCATAATTAccctaattattaagtattgggACTCTATTTGGTTaactaaatatgtgctaataatTAAAGTAGCATGACATTTCTCATGCACCTCCCCCACGTGCACCTCCCCTGCATGGCTGCATGCATGTctttttattagaaaagatcCGAAAATGATGCACAATTAAAATGGTTGGGTCCACTCTCAACTCATAATGCCTTACATTTGAgtaaaaatttcaaactctAGAATGCCCTACAAATTTCAAACTCTAGAATACCCTACATTtctagaaaaccaaataaataatgcggttttcaatcataattggtagaaataattaggggtaacaaAGTCATTTGTTTAGATAAGTAATGTATCTGAAATCTCctaaaactacactctttgtgggacggagggagtatgttataatttttttcaaaaaacatGGTCAAACTAAAAAAACGAAgacatttgatattattttatgaaAGAAAGAGAATACAAATTCGCAATACGTCTGCGAAGTTGTAAAGTGCAAACAGAACATATGTAAAGCATTTTCTCTATCTAAAATATTAGTAACACGTCTATATATCTTGATATGTTTCTCACGTATAGTATAAAGTATCTGCTCGGCCCCCCTTATTCAAAATTTCTGGTTCCGCCGCTGACCATAATGTCCCATGAAAATCTGAGTTTTGCAGGTGTGTGATAGATATTCCAGCCACGAACAACTTGTGATATCATTGTGACTTATAAATCGTCGAATATTATAAATTATGGACATTCCAGATTATAAATCACTACAAAGAAAAAGAATCATCGTGGACATTCCAGTCTCCAGATTATGAATTACtgcgaaggaaaaaaaattgttgtGACCAGCACCCGAACCAAAATACAGATCCCCGCTGATCGGAAAACCTCCGGTCGGACATGAGCAAGGAGATACAAGGTCGTACATAGGGCTGGAAACGAGAcgagccgagccaggctcggctcggcgagGCTCGGTGCATGAGCGAGCCGAGCTTGGCTCGGCTCGGTAGTTTGGCGAGCTCGCTGaggaggctcggctcggctcgaagccggctcgcgagcctggCACAAAATATATACTATACATTTAGTATACACATTATAAGACATTGACTAGtgcatataaatatataaagcGCATACATGTGTTGAAATGAAAGTAATCAATAAACAATAATCATATTAAGCATAGATATAGATTAATATTGATGTTGCCACACCACAGGTTAGGGTTAGAGTGTTTCATAATAGCCTATGAATCATTATGAGCCTCAGTGGACcgagctcgcgagccggctcgcgagccagagcgagccggctcggctcggctcgtcatTTTCACGAGCCTGAGAagtaggctcggctcggctcgttggaggctcgcgagccgctccgagccgagccgagccgagccgaagcGAGCTCGAGCCAGCTCGCGAGCCTCGAGCTATTTTTCCAGCCCTAGTCGTACAGTGGTGTCGGCGTTCTTGTCGCAGTTAAGTGTGTGTTGACAACTTACaccgcgttcggcaggctggagctagaggctggagctggaatgggGTGAGAGAAACATACTGTTGgactggctggagctggagctggtggctggagtggtgtgagaggaaaatactgtagTGCTGGAGGGGAGAAGACCAGCCGAACGCAGTGTTAAATGCTGGATTTGTAAGATCTGGGTTGTAAGCATTCATCCTGACTATGTAAGGCCAGAACTTTTTCTTAATCCCAAAAAACGAGGATGATCATACATGTGCTGCAAGGTCCAAAAGATAAATTGgcctctagcttgtgacagatTCTATCGGTCGCTTAGGTTAtccgcactcgtcatactctaaatTCACTCTCTAAACAGAATATTTCATCATattcatcaagattctctactctatattcagtttctcCGCACTCATTCATCCTCTATATTTCTACTCCATACCTGTCAGCGTACAGGGAACGGGGGTACCTTTAGCAGACGACTCATGGAGAGGCTCGACTGACGAGGTGCATGAAGAAGTAACCTGCAAGATGggctgtaacatcccaaaattcaCTAAATTAAATCGCACGCTAAAACcgttttcatcgttgagctcaattaGCCCCAAACCCTAATCCTCTCCCAGTCCACCCGCTGTTCTGTCATCCGACTTCAAAGCACCGACCAAACCCTtcctctttttcctcgccgccgtcccatcccgcgccgctcggctgcctgtcgcccacgcgcgaccgcccgccgcgaatcccgccgcgctcctcttttctttttcttccctctttttttttctctcctccttttccttttcttttctccttttcttctcctttcttctttccCTTTCCTTCTCCCCTGTTTCCTGGCTGTACGCGCTCGTCCCTGAGCTTGCCCCGCGCGCGTGCTCGCCCTGCCGCGCGCTCGTACCCACGCGCTCCGCGTGCCCGGGACGCCCGCCACGCCGCTCGCTGCTGCTCGACGCGTCCCGTCACCtgcttcgccgcgccgcccgccgagcgcACTGCCCGAACAGCGCCGCTGCGTCGCGACACGAGCAAGTGgccggagcgccattaatggcgccccgcGATGCTCGCTAGCCGGCCACCGCCCCCGGACGTCGCCTTCCCCGCTTGCGGCCGCTGGCCCTGCCCCGTCCCATCCCTGCCTAGGggctcgcgc
This sequence is a window from Panicum virgatum strain AP13 chromosome 7K, P.virgatum_v5, whole genome shotgun sequence. Protein-coding genes within it:
- the LOC120640797 gene encoding uncharacterized protein LOC120640797, with translation MAAEGGGGGSGGQEAFEARVKRLFGSRLFDAVPDSSFPAASWSVASGDVERRRWAKPSEARDAEEEAAGEAGRGDTPCASAFYDANGCLRGGRRRRSRQEEFEGDLDDLDEDDEEEEGMDRGRKTAEEDEEEGVRVSIGLDPTLDREEEEDRYDREAFGREDAADRVYMNDIMDDGINMSINSIVPDLLDDSIEDMYRFLKDPRADIRAASARLREDDGLAKDGNSHYAAQAKDLPTVGMQIKKAVEDVNVKPILKRKEEQANLKPRKRVRFDASVKDPESDMFEHDEDSPMVPQSMDVVTEKENTSTPSETPGVPDYIRNPSKYTRYTLDVPESNDTSNKRALADLHDLLGKSDPNKIHSGTPAEIPSSVTFIPRKKSVDAMAVDEGPRTSDSTSSVIGMVAEASDETDQCEMDEDDSKASSTPQMHTHSKASSRRYRSIRTDGDDE
- the LOC120640798 gene encoding trihelix transcription factor ASR3-like isoform X2 translates to MSNAGEARGVGTGRGSRLPRWTRQEILVLIEGKRVVERSGRGRGRGRARGGAGAGAEPTKWAAVADYCRRHGVDRGPVQCRKRWSNLAGDYKKIREWERGLAARKEASFWAMRNDARRERRLPGFFDREVYDILEGRAVGNAAAARPVVVDVESKAEVAAALDGGRGAGLFSSSEDEDDQEDDAATPSPTPTATPAPAPAPAALPASEKTTDVPRQESSEQGTSKRKQPEQIAEDSPAQCGQKRQRSDDTTSGRTAMNLQGQLVEILDRSSQMVAAQLEAQNINSRLDREQRKDQVSSLLGVLGKVADALYRIADKL
- the LOC120640798 gene encoding trihelix transcription factor ASR3-like isoform X1 is translated as MSNAGEARGVGTGRGSRLPRWTRQEILVLIEGKRVVERSGRGRGRGRARGGAGAGAEPTKWAAVADYCRRHGVDRGPVQCRKRWSNLAGDYKKIREWERGLAARKEASFWAMRNDARRERRLPGFFDREVYDILEGRAVGNAAAARPVVVDVESKAEVAAALDGGRGAGLFSSSEDEDDQEDDAATPSPTPTATPAPAPAPAALPASEKTTDVPRQESSEQAGTSKRKQPEQIAEDSPAQCGQKRQRSDDTTSGRTAMNLQGQLVEILDRSSQMVAAQLEAQNINSRLDREQRKDQVSSLLGVLGKVADALYRIADKL